The following are from one region of the Heterodontus francisci isolate sHetFra1 chromosome 34, sHetFra1.hap1, whole genome shotgun sequence genome:
- the LOC137349090 gene encoding zinc finger protein 239-like, producing the protein MCGKGFIQSSHLLTHQLVHSNTKFFNCSDCEKSFKSKKDLLTHQYSHTGERPFTCSVCAKGFTRSSALLNHQRVHTGERPFTCSDCGKGFMNSSSLLIHQQLHTGDRPFRCSVCGKGFTRSSNLLTHQQVHTQERPFTCSVCGKGFTRSSNLLNHQRVHTGERPFTCSVCGKGFTQLSNLLTHQRIHTGERPFTCSTCGKGFTHLSNLLNHQRVHTGERPFTCFVCGKGFTQSSHLLTHQRVHKCL; encoded by the coding sequence atgtgtgggaagggattcattcaatcATCCCACCTTCTAACACATCAACTTGTTCACTCTAATACCAAATTTTTTaattgttctgactgtgagaagagctttaaaagcaaaaaGGATCTACTAACACACCAATATtcgcacactggggagagacctttcacctgctctgtgtgtgcgaAGGGATTTACCCGTTCATCCGCCCTACTCaatcaccagcgagttcacacaggggagaggccattcacctgctctgattgtgggaagggattcatgaaTTCATCCAGTCTTCTGATACACCAGCAACTTCACACGGGCGATAGACCATTCaggtgctctgtgtgtgggaagggattcacccgttcatccaaccttctgacacaccagcaggTTCACACtcaggagaggccgttcacctgctctgtctgtgggaagggattcacccgttcatccaacctgctgaatcaccagcgagttcacactggtgagaggccgttcacctgctccgtctgtgggaagggattcactcagttatccaacctgctgacacaccagcgcattcacactggagagaggccattcacctgctccacatgtgggaagggattcacacaTTTATCCAACCTGCTGaatcaccagcgagttcacactggggagaggccgttcacctgctttgtgtgtgggaagggattcact
- the LOC137349089 gene encoding zinc finger protein 774-like: MCGKGFTQSSNLLTHQRTHTDRRFKCFDCEKSFKTDKDLLTHQCALTGEKPFTCPVCAKGFTCSSHLLTHQLVHTDKRPFKCFDCEKSFKSKKHLLSHQRTHAGERPFTCSVCAKGFTRSSHLLRHQRVHTGERPFTCTECGQEFIDSSNLLKHQRIHTGERPFTCSVCGKGFTQSSHLTEHQLVHTDKRPFKCSDCEKKFKTQRNLQTHQQVHTGERPFTCFECGKGFAQSNNLLIHQRVHTGERPFTCSVCGKGFTLSSTLLRHQRVHTRERPFMCSVCVGGDPLCQATF; this comes from the coding sequence atgtgtgggaaaggattcactcagtcatccaacctcctgACACACCAGCGTACTCATACTGATAGGCGTTTTAAATGttttgactgtgagaagagctttaaaactgACAAGGATTTACTGACACACCAATGTGCTCTgactggggagaagccattcactTGCCCTGTATGTGCAAAGGGATTTACTTGTTCATCCCACCTCCTGacgcaccaacttgttcacactgataagagaccttttaaatgttttgattgtgagaagagctttaaaagtaaAAAGCATTTACTAAGCCACCAACGCACTCacgctggggagaggccgttcacttgctctGTGTGTGCGAAGGGTTTCACTCGATCATCCCACCTTTTgcgacaccagcgggttcacactggggagagaccgttcacctgcactgagtgtgggcagGAATTCATTGATTCATCCAACCTTCTGAAACACCAACGaattcacaccggggagagaccattcacctgctctgtgtgtgggaagggattcactcagtcatctcacctcactgaacaccaacttgttcacactgataagagaccttttaaatgttctgactgtgagaagaaatTTAAAACTCAAAGGAATCTGcagacacaccagcaagttcacaccggggagaggccgttcacctgctttgagtgtgggaagggattcgctcagtcaaacaacctgctgatacaccagcgagttcacactggagagaggccattcacctgctcagtatgtgggaaaggattcactctgtCCTCCACCctactgagacaccagcgagttcacaccagggagaggcctttcatgtgctctgtgtgtgtgggaggggatcCGCTCTGTCAAGCAACCTTCTGA